A region of the Cyanobium usitatum str. Tous genome:
GCCGTCGCAGCCGGCCTCTATCGCTGCTTGGATCTCGCTCCGGCGATGCTCCTGGGTGATCAGCAGCAGGGTGTGCAGGTTGGGCCAGCGCTGCTTGATTTGCAGCAGCAAGGAAATGCCTGATCCCTGTTCCAGGGTGTCGCTGAGAAACACCATCGAGGGCTGGTACCGCTCCACCAGTTGCAGGCCGCTGGCCTCACAGGTGGCAGCACCCACTAGGTGCTCCTGGCCGATCAGCCCGCCCACAAACGAGCAGAGCAGGGCCCGGTTGCCGAGGCAGGCCACCAGGCGGGCATCTCGCAGCAGGTTGTTGATCCGGCTGGTGTTGCGGCGGATCTGCTCAAGCTTGGGCGTGAAGTCCATCGGCGCTGAAGGCTGTGCTGGGGCCCTGCGATGGCGCCATCCTGGCCAGTCCCGCTCAATTCGCCAGGGGCAATACGCCTATCCGCACTCCCCAGGGGTGCCAGGCCTCACCAGAATTAGCGGTCGCTGCGCTGCCAAGGTTATGGCGTTCTTTGAATCCGAAATCGTTCAGGGGGCAAAACTCTAGTTGTAGCAGTTGTTCTTTTCAGCGATGCAACCTACAATGCATCAAAGAACCCCAGTAGGTCTCAAATTGGACTTGCCTGAGAATGCAACGCCCGATCAGTTGCAGGTGTTGCGGGCGTACTTGAATCAGCAACAAAAAATAGTCTCTTCTAAGGGGTATGGAACCAAAAATTACTACAAAGACAAGCATGAAATACTAGGGAGTAAATTAATAATATTTTTAAATAATCAAAAATTATCTGATATTTGGTACATGAGAATGCATGTCGGTGGAGAGCAGGTATATAAGCGGTTATCACTTAAAACTTCTGATAAAAAAATCGCCATAGAGCGAGCACTGGATCACTGGAGAAATCTAAAAAACCACATTGATGGAGGCGGGAATGTATTTGGTGAAAAAACAGAAAAAATCATAGATAACTATATTATTTTCCTGGGTGAGTTGGTAAGTACAAATCAAATCAAAAAGCATACTCTTCAATGCAAGGTAACAAGTCTAAAAAAACTCAAAGAATATCTAAGCAACTATGAGAAACCAAGTGATATTCCGCCAGAAATATTAGTAGATTATACGAAATGGAGAAGAACGCGGAATTGGACGAAATACCATAAAAACAATTCAAGACCTCCTTCAGATTTAACTGTTAACTCAGAACTTCAAGATTTCAAAGGATTCTTTGATTGGTGTAGCAAGAATAAGATGATGACAAATAATATAATTTTCCCATGGATTAAGTATGATCCTAAAAAGCATAAAGAAACAAGTCCGCCCTTTACACATGAAGATTATGGTTTGATTTTGAATAACTTATTGTCGTGGTTCGCAGATAGAGAACTTAAAAAGGCAAGAAGAAATAATTTTTACAGGGGTGTATTCATGTATTATTTTGAAATTCTTGCTCAGTCAGGAATGCGTCCGCATGAGTGCCTAAAACTAAGATGGTCAGACATTGAGATGTTGCATGAATATGAAAAAGTTGAATATGAAATAATCCAAGATGATGAAGGAGTTCACTCTCTTAACGAAGATGAAATATTAATTACCACCAAGAAGGGAATAGAAATCGTCCCCAAGACAGATAATTTGCCACCAAAAAGATACTTTACGACGAAAACTCTTGAAAATATAGAAGAATCTTTGGAAAAGCGAAGAAACTGGTTTGAAGTTGAATATATAGGTGCAAAAATTGAAATCAGTCCTGAAACAAAGACGGGGAGGAGAGTTTTTTATTGCCCTGCTGGTTTCGCATTGAAAAAACTTTGGGAATATTATCAAAGTCAGTCACCAATAAAACCAAAAAGAAGCGATTATATTTTCCAAAATGTTGGCACTACGCATTCCAAGGGTGTCAA
Encoded here:
- a CDS encoding tyrosine-type recombinase/integrase, whose product is MDLPENATPDQLQVLRAYLNQQQKIVSSKGYGTKNYYKDKHEILGSKLIIFLNNQKLSDIWYMRMHVGGEQVYKRLSLKTSDKKIAIERALDHWRNLKNHIDGGGNVFGEKTEKIIDNYIIFLGELVSTNQIKKHTLQCKVTSLKKLKEYLSNYEKPSDIPPEILVDYTKWRRTRNWTKYHKNNSRPPSDLTVNSELQDFKGFFDWCSKNKMMTNNIIFPWIKYDPKKHKETSPPFTHEDYGLILNNLLSWFADRELKKARRNNFYRGVFMYYFEILAQSGMRPHECLKLRWSDIEMLHEYEKVEYEIIQDDEGVHSLNEDEILITTKKGIEIVPKTDNLPPKRYFTTKTLENIEESLEKRRNWFEVEYIGAKIEISPETKTGRRVFYCPAGFALKKLWEYYQSQSPIKPKRSDYIFQNVGTTHSKGVNHVGNPLNDTFLRRLWYEFRDFLVSKEINLNPEYTLYSCRSFFINLNLEAGNKPHQVAKMVGHSVATQAKHYEAMEVQKLATRFSKITSGQISQSKLDFRYVDEK
- a CDS encoding response regulator transcription factor; amino-acid sequence: MDFTPKLEQIRRNTSRINNLLRDARLVACLGNRALLCSFVGGLIGQEHLVGAATCEASGLQLVERYQPSMVFLSDTLEQGSGISLLLQIKQRWPNLHTLLLITQEHRRSEIQAAIEAGCDGLLVESRLGLGSAMAALHAISGGGIYVDRSLKELFRSGPGNGGPLEPLTGRERQVLSLVAEGDTNVEIGQRLFISAETAKTHLRSLCSKLQARDRTHAAVLGMRWGLIDWPQE